The following are encoded together in the Aerococcus mictus genome:
- a CDS encoding ABC transporter ATP-binding protein: MKHTSLSPIIQFKDFSFTYASAKEPALKDINLEIYPGEKILILGASGSGKSTLGQCINGLIPNQFDGTITGTATVAGHAVGSSSVFDLSQEVGSVLQDSDAQFVGINVAEDIAFALENRNTPRSVMRTFVDKVARRVGVVDQLQSLPYSLSGGQKQKVSVAGILGEKNQILLFDEPLAALDPQMGLSMVELIDSLNKEDEKTVIIIEHRFEDVLHRPIDRVVLLDQGRIVTVMTPDELIASDLLIQYGIREPLYISALKNMYGGLKQEEGLTQLDTLDLSAYQGKQSWLAGENTASKESEASDQDPQSEPDQVIIRLEDLRFGYDPKQPLIQIPKLSIRQGERIAIVGENGSGKSTLAKLLTGVLKPQSGKIERLGNPVTIQEIAQLIGYVMQNPNQMLVTDSVYREIALGLEYRQVDQAEIDSRVQQVLQVTGLYAKRNWPISALSYGQKKRLSVAIVLALEPTCIILDEPTAGQDYAHYREIMEFIDDLNQTYQMTMIFITHDMHLALEYTDRGLVIEDGHLIADRPIFDILADDQLVQRASLKKTSIFEFAHRLNLPVADFVQAFIKSEREGK, from the coding sequence ATGAAGCACACTAGCCTTTCACCAATCATTCAATTCAAAGATTTTTCTTTTACCTACGCCTCCGCCAAAGAACCAGCCCTTAAAGACATTAACTTGGAAATTTATCCCGGCGAAAAGATTCTGATTTTAGGAGCCAGCGGGAGTGGGAAATCAACCCTGGGACAGTGCATCAATGGACTGATTCCTAACCAGTTTGACGGGACCATCACTGGAACAGCTACTGTGGCTGGACACGCGGTGGGGTCTTCGTCGGTTTTTGATTTGTCCCAAGAAGTCGGCTCTGTTTTGCAGGATAGTGATGCCCAATTTGTGGGGATTAACGTGGCTGAAGATATTGCCTTTGCCCTGGAGAACCGTAATACGCCCAGGTCTGTGATGAGAACTTTTGTTGACAAAGTCGCCAGGCGAGTCGGGGTGGTTGACCAGTTACAGTCGCTACCTTATTCCTTATCAGGCGGACAGAAGCAAAAAGTTTCTGTGGCCGGGATTCTCGGGGAGAAAAACCAGATTTTACTCTTTGATGAACCTCTAGCCGCCTTAGATCCCCAGATGGGCCTATCCATGGTTGAACTCATCGATTCCTTGAATAAAGAGGATGAGAAGACCGTGATCATCATCGAACACCGCTTCGAAGATGTCCTCCACCGTCCCATTGATCGGGTGGTCTTGTTAGACCAAGGGCGGATTGTGACCGTGATGACGCCAGATGAACTGATTGCTTCTGATCTCTTGATTCAATATGGCATCCGTGAGCCGCTTTATATTAGTGCCTTGAAGAATATGTACGGGGGCTTGAAGCAAGAGGAAGGCTTGACCCAGTTAGATACACTTGATCTCTCTGCCTATCAAGGCAAACAATCTTGGCTAGCTGGCGAGAACACCGCTTCTAAAGAATCTGAGGCAAGTGATCAGGATCCGCAAAGTGAGCCTGATCAGGTCATTATCCGTCTAGAAGACTTACGCTTTGGCTATGATCCCAAGCAGCCGCTCATTCAAATCCCCAAGCTAAGCATTAGACAGGGAGAACGGATCGCCATTGTGGGTGAGAATGGATCAGGGAAGTCTACCTTGGCCAAGCTCTTAACCGGCGTCTTAAAGCCGCAGTCGGGTAAGATCGAGCGCCTAGGCAACCCGGTTACTATCCAAGAAATTGCCCAACTGATTGGTTATGTCATGCAAAATCCTAATCAAATGCTAGTGACGGATTCAGTCTACCGGGAGATCGCCTTAGGATTGGAATACCGTCAAGTTGATCAGGCTGAAATCGATTCGCGGGTCCAGCAAGTCCTCCAAGTCACTGGACTCTATGCGAAGCGGAACTGGCCAATTTCAGCCCTAAGTTACGGGCAGAAGAAGCGCTTATCAGTAGCCATTGTGCTTGCCTTAGAGCCTACCTGCATTATCCTAGACGAGCCAACTGCTGGACAAGACTATGCCCATTACCGCGAAATCATGGAGTTTATTGATGACTTGAACCAGACCTATCAAATGACCATGATCTTTATCACCCATGATATGCATCTGGCTTTGGAATATACCGACCGGGGGCTGGTGATTGAGGACGGGCATTTAATTGCTGACCGGCCGATTTTTGACATTTTAGCGGATGACCAATTGGTTCAGCGGGCTTCCTTGAAGAAAACATCCATTTTTGAATTTGCCCACCGTCTGAATTTACCGGTGGCTGACTTTGTCCAAGCCTTCATCAAAAGCGAAAGGGAGGGGAAGTAG
- a CDS encoding energy-coupling factor transporter transmembrane component T family protein, with amino-acid sequence MQDQLIIRYEIGDGYFDRLAGSTKLWVFVTALALMMVSFDLRIILPLFLIHTWIFKQVYRESRALKFIFRFMLIMNLINVLLYYLANPLTGTELAGQVTVLYRFNDYFVVTYETLVYFFARIMKMIGSLIISLCFILTITPTQLASGLYAMGVPYQIGTMFSLGLRYMPDIFRDFTAIKESMQMRGLELNPRRAGLFKRLKANTAILLPLIIVSFDQVETISSAMDLRGYGQGKKRTYYGDLEPGDHDKQMRLLAIVQGGIFVIYMWLRLTGRVHELWVI; translated from the coding sequence ATGCAGGATCAATTGATTATCCGTTATGAAATTGGCGATGGTTACTTTGACCGCTTGGCGGGTTCAACCAAGCTATGGGTCTTTGTGACTGCGCTTGCCCTAATGATGGTCTCTTTTGACCTACGGATTATTCTCCCCCTCTTTCTGATTCATACTTGGATTTTTAAGCAGGTTTATCGGGAAAGTCGAGCGTTGAAGTTTATCTTTCGTTTTATGTTAATTATGAACCTGATTAATGTCTTGCTATACTATCTGGCTAATCCCTTAACCGGGACCGAGTTGGCGGGACAGGTAACGGTCTTGTATCGCTTTAATGATTACTTTGTCGTTACTTATGAGACCCTAGTTTATTTCTTTGCCAGAATTATGAAGATGATCGGTAGTTTGATTATCAGTTTGTGCTTTATCCTAACTATTACCCCTACCCAGTTAGCGAGTGGTTTGTATGCCATGGGCGTGCCTTACCAAATTGGCACCATGTTTTCCTTGGGGCTGAGATATATGCCTGATATCTTCCGTGATTTTACGGCGATCAAGGAATCCATGCAGATGCGGGGCTTGGAGCTCAATCCTAGGCGGGCCGGCCTCTTCAAACGACTCAAGGCTAATACCGCCATTCTTTTGCCCTTAATTATTGTCTCCTTTGACCAGGTGGAAACTATTTCCAGTGCTATGGATCTGAGGGGCTATGGACAAGGGAAAAAACGGACTTATTACGGCGACCTTGAGCCTGGTGACCACGATAAACAGATGAGACTCTTGGCTATTGTTCAAGGGGGAATCTTTGTTATTTATATGTGGTTACGGCTGACAGGAAGAGTGCACGAATTGTGGGTCATTTAG
- a CDS encoding SAM hydrolase/SAM-dependent halogenase family protein, whose product MKPILVFQTDFTYKEAAVSAMYGVVKSVDRDLEIITGTHEIPNYDIWSGSFRLYQPMQFWPKGTIFVSVIDPGVGTSRRACIAQTKNGYTIVTPDNGSLTHVAEHFGIERVVEIDIDRHRLKGQGTEGISVFHGRDVFAYCAAQLASGQVAFEDFGTEYTVDEIVTFDLIEPVQGKNRLTGMGEIIDPNFGNYWTNIPFAWLKDQAGKSVWVIVRSASGEVVFDEPIQIHKTFGEVSLGELTIYQNEFANLSLAINQGSFISKYDLPYGVGVSVEVVLSEEE is encoded by the coding sequence GTGAAACCTATTTTAGTATTTCAGACCGATTTTACCTATAAAGAGGCTGCTGTTAGCGCCATGTATGGTGTGGTCAAGTCAGTCGACCGCGACTTAGAAATTATTACTGGGACTCATGAGATTCCTAACTATGATATCTGGAGCGGTTCTTTCCGACTCTACCAACCCATGCAGTTTTGGCCTAAGGGCACCATTTTCGTCTCGGTCATTGACCCGGGCGTGGGCACGAGTCGGAGAGCTTGTATTGCCCAGACCAAAAACGGCTACACCATTGTGACCCCTGATAACGGGAGTTTGACCCATGTTGCTGAGCACTTTGGCATTGAACGGGTGGTTGAGATAGATATTGACCGTCACCGTCTCAAAGGCCAGGGGACGGAAGGAATCTCGGTCTTTCATGGCCGTGATGTCTTTGCTTATTGTGCCGCCCAGCTCGCTAGCGGGCAAGTTGCCTTTGAAGATTTTGGGACGGAATACACAGTAGATGAGATTGTCACTTTCGATTTGATCGAACCGGTGCAAGGAAAGAACCGTTTGACAGGCATGGGTGAAATTATTGATCCTAACTTTGGTAATTATTGGACCAATATTCCCTTTGCTTGGTTAAAAGATCAAGCCGGGAAGTCAGTTTGGGTCATTGTTCGTTCGGCTAGTGGAGAAGTAGTCTTCGATGAGCCGATTCAAATTCATAAGACTTTTGGCGAGGTGAGTCTAGGTGAATTAACCATTTACCAGAATGAATTTGCTAACTTGAGTCTAGCCATTAACCAAGGCAGTTTTATCTCTAAATATGACCTGCCTTATGGGGTTGGTGTCAGTGTTGAAGTAGTATTGAGTGAGGAGGAATAG
- a CDS encoding SAM hydrolase/SAM-dependent halogenase family protein → MVVDFSKLPAFRQQLVFQSDFGLNDGAVSAMTGVVVTVDESLSIHHLTHNIPPYDIYLAGYRLYQTYFYWPEGTIFVSIVDPGVGYKQKSVIALLDSGHYIVTPNNGTLSFLAKYVGIQAVWEIDKEKNLLPSTNQSYTFYGRDLYAYTAARLASGQLDLSEVGEELDISELKLYEIDDFQVNSEEGLLSGHVAIHDERFGSLWTNIPYDSLQDLAVNTGDQLHLKINHQGQTVYDDVVPVVQSFQSVPQSRALIYCNSLKNLAVALNQNSFAQAYKVGYGSDWQVSFQKSN, encoded by the coding sequence ATGGTTGTTGATTTCAGTAAATTACCGGCTTTTCGTCAGCAATTAGTGTTTCAAAGTGACTTTGGACTGAATGATGGGGCGGTATCGGCCATGACAGGAGTGGTGGTGACAGTGGATGAGAGCTTGAGCATCCATCACTTAACCCATAATATTCCCCCTTATGATATTTATTTGGCTGGCTATCGGCTCTATCAGACCTATTTCTACTGGCCTGAGGGAACCATCTTCGTATCGATTGTGGACCCTGGTGTGGGCTACAAGCAAAAGTCAGTCATTGCCTTATTAGACAGTGGCCACTATATCGTCACCCCTAATAATGGCACTCTGTCCTTCCTAGCCAAGTATGTGGGAATCCAGGCGGTCTGGGAAATTGACAAGGAGAAAAACTTGTTACCCTCGACTAACCAGTCTTATACCTTCTATGGTCGTGACTTGTATGCTTATACGGCAGCTCGCTTAGCCAGTGGGCAGCTGGACTTGAGTGAGGTGGGCGAAGAACTTGATATCAGCGAGCTTAAGCTCTACGAGATTGATGACTTCCAGGTTAATTCTGAGGAGGGGCTTCTTAGCGGTCACGTTGCCATTCATGATGAACGTTTTGGCTCGCTCTGGACTAATATTCCTTACGACTCCTTGCAAGACTTAGCGGTGAATACAGGAGACCAACTCCATCTCAAGATCAACCACCAAGGGCAAACGGTCTATGACGACGTCGTACCCGTGGTTCAGTCTTTCCAATCCGTGCCTCAGAGTCGGGCATTGATTTACTGTAACTCGCTGAAGAATTTGGCAGTGGCCCTCAACCAGAACAGCTTTGCCCAAGCCTACAAGGTCGGTTACGGGTCCGATTGGCAAGTCAGTTTTCAAAAAAGTAACTAG
- the abc-f gene encoding ribosomal protection-like ABC-F family protein — protein MEMIKLLHVSKIVADRQLFQIDQLIANQGDKIGLIGKNGVGKSTLLRLLAGLDQEYTGQMFIHPSYAYLPQLKKTTVESGGEQERRLLEEVFNQGAELLILDEPTSNLDVTNIDWLTQTLGKYSGTILMVSHDRRLLNQVVNQIWELDQGKLTKYVGNYDDYQTAKTKAVQGQETAYKNYQKKVHQLEKEVQERNLRAQNFKKKKKSLSRSDYKVSGYAGKYDGQQKGLARSAKALQRRIDQIDPVDPPKKERQYRFKAVGNLAVKAGQSLLRLEAGEVHVDGRLLFTFPEFKLQAGAKVAIQGRNQAGKTTFLSQLFHRQLPGYYMADLNIGYFRQNFDQLHLNKSILENVSEESLQSDDLIHQVLASLGFDQNKVTDKANCLSGGERVRLAFAKLLLGDYHLLLLDEPTNYLDIQTLEKVEGFIRSHPAAILLVSHDQEFVNHCVDKQYLIKNKKLLSPSYQKDNQDQVEKEISRLDFRLNQMIADKRVGLEEVREVQNKIRLLKEKHKMK, from the coding sequence ATGGAAATGATAAAATTATTGCATGTTTCGAAGATCGTTGCAGATCGTCAATTATTTCAAATTGACCAGCTAATAGCTAATCAGGGAGATAAGATCGGCCTTATCGGTAAGAATGGCGTGGGGAAATCAACATTATTACGCCTGCTGGCGGGACTCGACCAGGAATATACCGGCCAAATGTTTATTCATCCAAGTTATGCCTATCTCCCTCAACTCAAAAAAACGACTGTGGAATCTGGGGGAGAGCAAGAGAGAAGATTATTGGAGGAAGTCTTTAACCAAGGGGCAGAATTACTCATTCTTGATGAACCGACCTCAAATTTGGATGTTACAAATATTGATTGGTTAACTCAAACTTTGGGAAAATACTCGGGCACTATCCTGATGGTTTCTCATGATCGTCGATTATTAAATCAAGTAGTGAACCAGATTTGGGAGCTCGACCAAGGTAAACTAACTAAGTATGTCGGTAACTATGACGACTATCAGACAGCTAAGACAAAGGCCGTTCAAGGACAGGAAACCGCTTATAAAAATTATCAAAAGAAAGTGCATCAATTAGAGAAAGAGGTCCAAGAAAGAAATCTGCGGGCGCAAAATTTTAAAAAGAAGAAAAAGAGCCTTTCTCGTTCAGATTATAAAGTGAGTGGCTACGCGGGAAAGTATGATGGTCAGCAGAAAGGTCTAGCCAGATCAGCTAAGGCCTTGCAAAGAAGAATTGACCAAATTGACCCAGTCGATCCTCCCAAGAAAGAACGGCAGTATCGCTTTAAAGCTGTTGGTAATTTAGCGGTTAAAGCTGGACAGAGCTTGCTCCGATTAGAAGCAGGAGAGGTTCATGTCGATGGACGTTTATTATTTACATTCCCAGAATTTAAATTGCAGGCAGGAGCTAAAGTGGCTATTCAGGGACGCAACCAAGCAGGAAAAACTACTTTTCTTAGCCAGTTATTCCATCGTCAGCTCCCCGGATATTATATGGCTGATTTAAATATTGGCTATTTTAGGCAAAATTTTGATCAGCTCCACTTGAATAAAAGTATTCTAGAAAATGTTAGTGAAGAAAGTTTACAGTCGGATGACTTGATTCATCAGGTTCTGGCTTCTCTGGGCTTTGATCAAAACAAAGTGACGGATAAGGCCAATTGCCTATCGGGAGGTGAGCGCGTTCGCTTGGCTTTCGCTAAATTATTATTAGGAGACTACCATCTCTTGCTATTAGATGAACCGACTAATTATTTAGATATCCAAACCCTTGAAAAAGTTGAGGGCTTTATCAGGAGTCATCCTGCTGCTATTCTATTGGTTTCTCACGACCAGGAATTCGTCAATCATTGCGTGGATAAACAATATCTCATTAAAAACAAAAAGCTACTAAGTCCTTCCTATCAGAAAGATAATCAGGATCAAGTAGAAAAAGAAATTAGCCGTTTAGATTTTCGCCTTAATCAGATGATTGCTGATAAAAGGGTAGGTCTAGAGGAGGTCAGAGAAGTCCAAAATAAGATTAGGCTATTAAAAGAAAAACATAAGATGAAATAA
- a CDS encoding GNAT family N-acetyltransferase gives MIRSIQETDAKAIQELCQVALGYDADLNLVQSQIKKLSQDHDHHIIAVYEEETSSRAIAFVHAEIYEGLYSDTGLNILGLAVSPDYQGQGIGKQLMTFIENYAINHQLHYIRLNSAVHRVEAHQFYQSIGYTQDRTQKRFSKTF, from the coding sequence ATGATAAGATCCATTCAAGAGACTGATGCCAAAGCGATTCAGGAATTATGCCAAGTAGCACTCGGTTATGATGCTGATCTGAATCTAGTCCAATCACAAATCAAAAAATTATCCCAAGATCATGACCATCATATTATAGCTGTTTATGAAGAGGAGACTTCTTCTAGAGCGATTGCATTTGTTCACGCTGAGATCTATGAAGGACTCTATAGTGACACAGGCTTAAATATTCTTGGCCTTGCGGTAAGTCCTGACTATCAAGGACAAGGCATCGGTAAACAGCTCATGACCTTTATCGAAAATTATGCCATCAATCATCAACTCCACTACATTCGATTAAATTCAGCGGTCCATCGTGTAGAAGCCCATCAATTTTACCAAAGTATTGGCTATACCCAAGATCGTACCCAAAAGCGCTTTTCTAAGACTTTTTGA
- a CDS encoding isochorismatase family protein, protein MTSMTVDNTLVLVIDIQEKLVPAMHDSDTYLANLQFLLEGLNHLGVKKVVTEQYPQGLGATHPAIKSYLTETPVYAKTRFNACIPEVVNHITPAIEHVVIVGMETPICIEQTAHQLLDDYPQVQVTLVRDAVTARSAQEHEWALSQLQADGATLLSSESLLYRLLEDAKNPHFKAISNLVKERQA, encoded by the coding sequence ATGACTTCAATGACTGTTGATAATACCCTAGTTCTTGTCATCGATATTCAAGAAAAATTAGTTCCCGCAATGCATGATTCCGATACTTATCTGGCTAACCTGCAATTTCTTCTTGAAGGCTTGAACCACTTAGGCGTTAAGAAAGTGGTCACCGAACAATATCCTCAAGGTTTAGGCGCTACCCATCCTGCCATCAAGAGCTATCTGACTGAGACACCAGTTTACGCCAAGACGCGTTTCAATGCTTGCATTCCCGAAGTCGTCAACCACATCACCCCTGCCATTGAACATGTAGTGATTGTCGGGATGGAAACGCCTATCTGTATCGAGCAAACCGCTCATCAATTATTAGACGATTATCCTCAAGTGCAAGTCACCTTGGTCCGTGACGCCGTAACCGCTAGAAGTGCCCAAGAACACGAATGGGCCCTCAGCCAACTGCAAGCAGATGGGGCAACTCTCCTATCCAGTGAGAGCTTACTCTACCGTCTCCTAGAAGACGCCAAAAACCCACACTTCAAAGCGATTTCTAACTTAGTCAAAGAGCGTCAAGCTTAA
- the rlmD gene encoding 23S rRNA (uracil(1939)-C(5))-methyltransferase RlmD, with protein sequence MKQRYPSEQLAVEVTGLSEKGLGLAQYRFPDTEMGKGRKLKLQIPKALPGDKLLVTVPNARGRRRATRTYDRIIEPAPSRIGGYELNGPQIGGAPLEYMNYADQLAYKRALTQGFLTDKGFDPSLVGEVWGMDDPYHYRNKLELSFSIDGDLGFFVQGDQYQIVDWQKNILAPEIFMSLKEEVQEWQKAWNLAGYEKQSKQGLLRQLLLRQGHQSREVMVAIFAQEESAELDPGAIEDLIQRLQAYPEIKSLMWIKNTAIADRMGADKVEVLVGRDYIRDELAGFNYRLYFDTFFQPNPLQAQRMIDLACDWADLDQDSLVIDLFCGVGSFSLPLAKGAKALVGIEIVEQSIESAKRNARDNGITNAHFMARDARHGLAEIEEEWGQADLLLLDPPRNGAGGKIMRRIGRMGLEKIIYVSCNPKTLAEDLVWLRDFGYEIAKIQLIDQFPHTQHVESVVLLEKK encoded by the coding sequence ATGAAGCAACGTTATCCAAGTGAACAATTAGCAGTCGAAGTGACGGGATTATCTGAGAAGGGGCTGGGCCTAGCCCAATATCGTTTTCCGGATACGGAGATGGGTAAGGGCAGAAAGCTAAAGCTCCAGATCCCTAAGGCCCTACCGGGGGATAAGTTATTAGTTACTGTACCCAATGCCCGAGGAAGGAGACGGGCAACGCGGACCTATGACCGGATTATTGAACCGGCGCCTAGTCGGATTGGAGGCTATGAATTAAATGGCCCTCAAATTGGGGGCGCTCCCCTGGAATACATGAACTACGCCGATCAATTGGCTTATAAGCGTGCCCTCACCCAGGGCTTCTTAACTGACAAGGGGTTTGATCCTAGCTTAGTGGGTGAGGTATGGGGGATGGACGATCCTTACCACTACCGCAATAAGCTCGAACTAAGCTTCTCCATTGACGGCGACTTGGGTTTCTTCGTCCAGGGGGACCAGTACCAGATTGTTGATTGGCAAAAGAATATCCTGGCTCCAGAAATCTTCATGTCCCTAAAAGAAGAAGTTCAAGAATGGCAAAAGGCCTGGAACTTAGCAGGTTACGAAAAACAGTCTAAGCAAGGTTTGCTCAGACAGTTACTCTTGCGCCAAGGCCATCAAAGTAGGGAAGTCATGGTAGCGATTTTCGCCCAAGAAGAATCGGCAGAGCTTGATCCAGGTGCTATTGAAGATCTAATCCAACGTCTACAGGCTTATCCTGAGATTAAGAGCTTGATGTGGATTAAGAATACCGCCATTGCGGACCGGATGGGGGCTGACAAGGTAGAAGTCTTAGTTGGACGCGACTATATTCGTGATGAGTTGGCTGGTTTCAATTATCGGCTGTACTTCGATACCTTCTTCCAACCTAATCCTCTTCAAGCCCAACGAATGATTGATTTAGCCTGTGACTGGGCTGATCTCGATCAAGATAGTCTGGTGATTGACCTTTTTTGTGGGGTCGGTAGCTTTAGTTTGCCTTTAGCTAAAGGGGCTAAGGCCCTAGTGGGGATTGAGATTGTGGAACAATCGATTGAGTCGGCGAAACGTAATGCGCGAGATAATGGAATCACTAATGCCCACTTTATGGCTCGTGATGCTCGGCACGGTTTGGCTGAAATTGAAGAAGAATGGGGTCAGGCGGACCTGCTCTTACTCGACCCGCCCCGGAATGGTGCCGGTGGAAAAATCATGCGTCGGATTGGCCGGATGGGTTTAGAGAAGATTATTTATGTTTCCTGCAATCCCAAAACCCTAGCTGAAGATCTAGTCTGGCTAAGAGACTTCGGTTATGAGATTGCAAAGATCCAATTAATCGATCAATTTCCTCATACTCAGCATGTTGAATCGGTCGTGTTGTTGGAGAAGAAATAG
- a CDS encoding TetR/AcrR family transcriptional regulator: MTKDNREKLIKATDRLLRDRSISSITTKEITKEAGVSVGVFYNYFTSKEDVFTELVKSFFNYSLAELERLKAEITGNNLRSELKFKEFLVKGMDKNWENRFLNSDILMLSRKGQAFRELMLAFNEQMVAIIVAILTIIQDGGQDKDQVTKAKLIMNLIQNSYPVFSSFEDDQEQEAYMEKVVKIIFDLSFNE, encoded by the coding sequence ATGACTAAAGATAATAGAGAAAAGTTAATTAAAGCGACTGACCGCTTGCTTAGAGATAGAAGTATTAGCTCGATTACGACTAAGGAGATTACAAAGGAGGCTGGAGTGTCTGTTGGTGTTTTTTACAACTATTTCACTAGCAAAGAAGATGTCTTTACCGAATTGGTCAAGAGCTTCTTCAATTATTCACTAGCAGAACTGGAAAGACTTAAAGCAGAAATTACCGGCAACAACCTCCGGTCAGAATTAAAGTTTAAAGAATTTTTGGTCAAAGGGATGGATAAGAACTGGGAAAATCGGTTCTTAAATAGCGATATCCTGATGCTGTCACGAAAGGGCCAGGCCTTTAGAGAGCTGATGTTGGCTTTTAATGAACAGATGGTTGCTATCATTGTTGCTATTTTAACCATTATTCAAGATGGTGGTCAGGATAAAGATCAAGTCACTAAGGCCAAATTAATTATGAACTTAATTCAAAACTCTTACCCTGTCTTTTCTAGTTTTGAGGATGACCAAGAACAAGAAGCTTATATGGAGAAAGTGGTCAAAATAATTTTTGATCTGAGCTTTAATGAATAG
- a CDS encoding ABC transporter ATP-binding protein, with protein MENILTVKDLSKTYKNGRKALDHLNFQVEKGEILGFLGPNGAGKSTTINILSTLLKSDEGKLTYFGDEGLSLKRIKQSLGIVPQELAIYEDSSAFQNVKFFASLYGVKKAEMKDKVNSALRKVGLEERKYDKAATFSGGMKRRLNIACAIAHDPQLIIFDEPTVGIDPQSRNHILDSIKSLRAEGATIIYTTHYMEEVQQICDRVIIMDGGVVLLNDYLDNILDDYSDAVYKISLDQPMSQDLLDKIRQLPHVLTVDQDSYLHLNLTMKKTGTSLNAILSLLLQSRIAISGIQSKQKTLEDVFLSLTGKRLRD; from the coding sequence ATGGAGAATATTTTAACCGTCAAAGACCTATCGAAAACCTATAAAAATGGGCGGAAAGCCTTAGATCATCTGAATTTTCAGGTGGAAAAGGGTGAAATACTGGGGTTTTTAGGCCCCAATGGTGCTGGGAAAAGTACCACCATTAATATTTTATCCACGCTTTTAAAGTCGGATGAAGGCAAGCTGACCTACTTTGGTGATGAAGGACTGTCCTTGAAGAGAATCAAACAAAGCCTAGGTATTGTGCCGCAAGAACTGGCTATTTATGAAGATAGTTCTGCCTTTCAGAATGTTAAATTCTTTGCTTCTCTCTATGGGGTCAAGAAAGCTGAGATGAAAGACAAGGTAAACAGTGCGCTTAGAAAGGTGGGGCTTGAAGAGCGAAAGTATGATAAAGCCGCCACTTTTTCAGGTGGGATGAAGCGGCGCTTAAACATTGCCTGTGCCATTGCCCATGATCCCCAATTAATTATTTTTGATGAACCTACGGTGGGAATTGATCCTCAGTCTCGAAACCACATTCTTGACTCTATCAAGTCTTTGCGGGCTGAAGGGGCCACCATTATCTACACCACTCATTACATGGAAGAAGTCCAGCAAATTTGTGACCGGGTCATCATTATGGATGGGGGAGTGGTTTTGTTAAATGACTATTTAGATAATATCTTGGATGACTATAGTGATGCCGTTTATAAAATTAGCCTCGATCAGCCCATGTCTCAAGATTTACTGGACAAGATCCGTCAGCTCCCTCATGTGTTGACGGTTGATCAAGACAGTTATTTGCATTTGAATCTCACTATGAAGAAAACAGGCACTTCCCTAAATGCTATTTTGTCGCTTTTGTTGCAATCCCGTATTGCTATTAGCGGTATCCAAAGCAAACAGAAAACCCTAGAAGATGTCTTCTTAAGCTTAACTGGGAAGAGATTAAGAGACTAA
- a CDS encoding ABC transporter permease, with translation MLTIMKQDLVNLFKNKPIMTYLLLYPLLLITVTGFVFSPLFSGDLLTSYDYYGVTMMIYLSMATVIILPELLFGHQVKYANYRIVYAPIARYKVYLSKLIVAILVSYTILASYILVFNRTGLVNYGGRHVVDILLLDLSLVIFSITFGGAFCLLLKSEDLATKILNLVINLFAILSGLFFPMSIFGKRISQIANLSPIGQVMNRFFELIYDNNAHSLLTTMMTLCLASLGFLIIIHLKYHPEDFGE, from the coding sequence ATGTTAACCATCATGAAACAAGATCTGGTGAATCTCTTTAAAAATAAGCCAATAATGACCTATCTTTTACTCTATCCGCTGCTCTTAATTACTGTGACAGGCTTTGTTTTTTCTCCGCTTTTTAGTGGTGATTTACTCACGTCCTATGACTATTATGGTGTCACCATGATGATCTACTTATCTATGGCAACGGTGATTATCTTGCCCGAGCTCTTGTTTGGCCACCAAGTCAAGTATGCCAATTATCGGATTGTCTATGCGCCCATAGCCAGGTATAAGGTTTACCTATCCAAATTAATCGTGGCTATTCTGGTTTCCTATACCATTCTAGCCAGCTATATCTTGGTTTTTAATAGGACCGGACTAGTTAACTATGGGGGACGGCATGTGGTGGATATCTTATTACTTGATTTAAGCTTGGTGATTTTTTCGATCACTTTTGGGGGAGCCTTTTGTCTCTTACTAAAAAGTGAAGATCTAGCCACAAAAATTCTAAACTTAGTGATTAACCTTTTTGCGATTTTGTCAGGTTTATTCTTTCCCATGTCTATCTTTGGCAAGCGGATTAGTCAAATAGCCAATCTGTCACCGATTGGGCAAGTGATGAATCGCTTTTTTGAGCTCATTTACGATAACAATGCTCATTCTCTTTTAACGACCATGATGACCTTATGTTTAGCGTCACTAGGATTTTTAATCATTATCCACTTAAAATATCATCCCGAAGATTTTGGAGAGTAA